The following coding sequences are from one Candidatus Borkfalkia ceftriaxoniphila window:
- a CDS encoding LacI family DNA-binding transcriptional regulator, with protein sequence MKITRATVAKKAGVSVSTVSYVLNTSRYVSPKLTQKVMDAVEELGYAPDMAARSMVTKRSRILTIIANDLTNSMYGEIVMAIEREAVKRGYFINICSGQLPLKEYVKTMIGRRIDGVYFASVPGKVSVEDIEQLLDNDIAIACGNYLLPDEKRVNRVEVNYGGGIKQAVKHLIGLGHKKIVYLDGFEKDYVPDEKRNAFIEFMKEQGEEEPSVLYGFGADSLTDKEGRLLAQQLVRKYPDATAVICYSDLMAYGVLQQLRAFGFRVPQDISVVGIENNITSNFTNPPLTSLSFDRNEFARAIVECLLGEIEGGQLSRRLVKMQLCVRESTAKPRD encoded by the coding sequence ATGAAAATAACTCGGGCAACAGTGGCGAAAAAAGCGGGCGTATCCGTATCGACGGTATCGTATGTTTTAAACACCTCGCGTTATGTGTCGCCCAAGTTGACGCAAAAGGTCATGGATGCGGTGGAGGAACTGGGATATGCGCCCGATATGGCGGCGCGCAGCATGGTGACAAAGCGCAGCCGAATTCTCACGATCATAGCCAACGACCTGACCAATTCCATGTACGGCGAGATCGTCATGGCGATCGAGAGGGAAGCAGTCAAGCGCGGGTATTTTATCAATATTTGCAGCGGGCAACTGCCCTTGAAAGAATATGTCAAGACGATGATCGGCCGACGCATCGACGGCGTATATTTCGCCAGCGTGCCCGGAAAAGTGAGCGTCGAAGACATCGAACAGTTACTGGACAACGATATCGCGATCGCCTGCGGAAATTATCTTTTGCCCGACGAAAAGCGCGTAAATCGCGTGGAAGTGAACTACGGGGGCGGGATAAAGCAGGCTGTCAAACATTTAATCGGGCTGGGGCACAAAAAGATCGTCTATCTGGACGGATTTGAAAAAGATTACGTGCCCGACGAAAAGCGCAACGCGTTCATCGAGTTCATGAAGGAGCAGGGCGAAGAAGAGCCGTCCGTGCTCTACGGATTCGGCGCGGACAGTCTGACTGACAAGGAAGGCAGGCTCCTGGCACAGCAACTCGTGCGGAAGTACCCCGACGCGACCGCCGTTATCTGCTATTCCGATTTGATGGCGTACGGCGTTTTGCAGCAACTGCGCGCATTCGGATTCCGCGTACCGCAGGATATTTCGGTGGTGGGCATCGAAAACAATATTACGTCCAATTTTACGAACCCTCCGCTGACGAGCCTGTCTTTCGACAGAAACGAGTTTGCCCGCGCGATCGTAGAATGTCTGCTCGGCGAGATCGAGGGCGGACAACTTTCAAGGCGGCTCGTGAAAATGCAGTTGTGCGTGCGCGAAAGCACGGCAAAACCCAGAGATTAA
- a CDS encoding anaerobic ribonucleoside-triphosphate reductase activating protein — MMISGLQKLTLLDFPQKVACTVFLGGCNLRCPFCQNGEILDGRTAGMTEDDFFAFLKKRQKILDGVCVSGGEPLLHEGIFSFIEKIRALGYAVKLDTNGTFPVRLKRLVQEKLIDYVAMDIKNSPKKYARTAGAAVDLENIRESAAFLMESDFDYEFRTTVVAKYHRAEDFIAIGEWLRGAKKYFLQNFVDSEFVLEKGLTAYSDEDLQAFKQLLLPYIPTTKIRGE; from the coding sequence ATGATGATTTCGGGGCTGCAAAAATTGACGCTGCTGGATTTTCCGCAAAAGGTGGCTTGCACCGTGTTTCTGGGCGGCTGCAATCTGCGCTGCCCGTTTTGTCAAAACGGCGAAATTCTGGACGGGCGCACCGCGGGCATGACGGAAGATGATTTTTTCGCATTTCTAAAAAAACGGCAGAAAATTCTGGACGGCGTGTGTGTGTCGGGCGGCGAGCCGCTTCTGCACGAGGGGATTTTTTCCTTTATCGAAAAAATCCGAGCGCTCGGATACGCCGTAAAACTGGACACAAACGGAACTTTTCCCGTACGCCTGAAACGGCTCGTGCAGGAAAAACTGATCGATTATGTGGCGATGGACATCAAGAATTCGCCAAAAAAATATGCGCGGACGGCGGGGGCGGCAGTCGATCTTGAAAATATCAGAGAAAGCGCGGCGTTTTTGATGGAATCGGACTTCGACTACGAATTCCGCACGACCGTCGTTGCAAAGTATCACCGCGCGGAGGATTTCATCGCCATCGGAGAGTGGCTGCGCGGCGCAAAGAAGTATTTTCTGCAAAACTTCGTCGACTCCGAATTTGTTCTCGAAAAGGGACTTACCGCCTATTCCGACGAAGATCTGCAGGCCTTCAAGCAATTGCTCCTGCCCTATATACCTACAACGAAAATCCGCGGCGAATAA
- a CDS encoding glycoside hydrolase family protein: MKRKLLSLALLVMLAFCLAAPVGAFADGQTAVPRAAIEGQTDWPEFEPVEGENSTEIEVKPADKRTATGWGIAYIVLIPVGAVVCGGLAVLFFVKKKKDKTEEKKNGVRLCSQILTLVFAFTVLAGTGIFGVSGLLEERHNPLYYYAGATASKSAAPDAVKGFTEGLTNRKVLSTFDFGLESKYDRVYSNFPHFWNTSSPKHNYSTVSLSSKNSYKYEYAYEEDDGDGANVWYVLSADDKSDVGDNYYADAEYRLTMNSSDGETNYVDTSIYDKMRLVFKAENAGKPVNLTVIADTRRKEAKDEDDLAPVRYELGTYEGKSGEKVEITLNMGSIAPEDRPYLSRIIFRTNNEDIAANSEKSCQKNSLYYLELYSTAKTENQAELAGVGANEGVTLGMQSEYLGSYGYSLYGAYSASGFYDTSDGKWKIWYGAGIPENIASDNVYYMETTDLNKGWSQPTRLILNDPTGKLTAANKAPGYGGDPSVVKVDGTYYMFFSGLENTPSPPNKIYLATSKDGVNFTVYGAVVDVVKMGLGYGAGSPSVVYKDGIWYLYYYTQSPSTAYPDEATGFVLKTGTTPYEFGKAVATQNTYGAADVKWMPSLGLWVCTDYTEGAEQGGYEFDSVRIGFSKDGLNFSFTNEPLSRPIQDYTAKTCHNPGFIGNEYGYGFETMFLTYGVNDFSLRGMDAGLQMDCRMLGYSRVTFSKKEA, encoded by the coding sequence ATGAAACGTAAATTACTTTCTCTCGCGCTGCTCGTGATGCTCGCGTTCTGCCTTGCGGCGCCCGTCGGGGCGTTTGCCGACGGGCAGACCGCGGTACCGCGCGCCGCCATAGAAGGTCAGACCGATTGGCCGGAATTCGAACCGGTCGAAGGCGAGAACAGTACGGAGATCGAGGTGAAACCCGCAGATAAGCGTACCGCCACGGGCTGGGGGATCGCGTATATCGTCCTCATTCCCGTGGGCGCCGTCGTATGCGGCGGACTCGCCGTCCTGTTTTTCGTAAAAAAGAAAAAGGATAAAACGGAAGAGAAAAAGAACGGAGTCCGTCTCTGCTCGCAGATCCTCACCCTCGTCTTTGCCTTTACCGTGCTCGCGGGTACGGGCATCTTCGGCGTTTCGGGACTGTTGGAAGAGCGCCACAATCCCTTATATTACTATGCGGGCGCGACCGCGAGCAAAAGCGCTGCACCCGATGCGGTCAAGGGCTTTACCGAAGGACTGACCAACCGCAAAGTGCTTTCCACTTTCGATTTCGGATTGGAAAGCAAGTATGACCGCGTATATTCCAATTTCCCGCATTTCTGGAACACTTCTTCGCCCAAGCATAATTACAGTACGGTTTCTCTGAGCAGTAAAAATTCGTATAAATACGAATACGCGTACGAAGAGGACGACGGCGACGGCGCGAACGTATGGTACGTTCTCTCCGCCGACGACAAGTCTGACGTGGGCGACAACTACTATGCCGATGCGGAATATCGCCTGACCATGAACAGCAGCGACGGCGAGACCAACTACGTAGATACAAGCATTTACGATAAAATGCGCCTCGTATTCAAGGCGGAAAATGCGGGCAAGCCCGTCAATCTGACGGTCATAGCGGATACGAGAAGAAAGGAAGCCAAAGACGAGGATGACCTCGCGCCCGTCCGCTACGAACTGGGCACCTATGAAGGCAAGAGCGGCGAAAAGGTGGAAATCACTTTGAATATGGGCTCGATCGCGCCCGAAGACAGGCCGTATCTTTCGCGTATCATATTCCGCACGAACAACGAAGATATTGCGGCGAACAGCGAAAAGAGTTGTCAGAAAAACAGCCTCTATTATCTGGAACTGTATTCGACTGCCAAGACGGAAAATCAGGCGGAACTTGCGGGCGTGGGCGCGAACGAGGGCGTTACGCTCGGCATGCAGAGCGAATACTTGGGCAGTTACGGGTACAGCCTGTACGGCGCCTATTCCGCGAGCGGATTTTACGATACCTCCGACGGCAAGTGGAAGATCTGGTACGGCGCGGGCATTCCCGAAAACATCGCCAGCGACAACGTATATTATATGGAAACGACCGATTTGAACAAGGGCTGGTCGCAGCCGACGCGCCTTATCCTGAACGATCCCACGGGTAAACTGACGGCGGCGAACAAGGCGCCCGGCTACGGCGGCGATCCTTCGGTCGTCAAAGTGGACGGCACCTATTATATGTTTTTCAGCGGGCTGGAAAACACGCCTTCGCCTCCCAATAAGATATATTTGGCCACCAGCAAGGACGGTGTGAACTTCACCGTGTACGGCGCGGTGGTGGACGTGGTCAAAATGGGGTTGGGCTACGGCGCGGGATCGCCCAGCGTCGTCTATAAAGACGGCATATGGTATCTGTATTATTACACCCAGTCGCCCAGCACCGCTTATCCCGACGAGGCGACGGGCTTCGTTTTGAAAACGGGCACGACTCCCTACGAATTCGGCAAGGCGGTCGCCACGCAAAACACCTACGGCGCGGCAGACGTGAAATGGATGCCTTCTCTGGGGCTTTGGGTATGCACCGACTACACCGAGGGCGCGGAACAGGGCGGCTACGAGTTCGACTCCGTGCGCATAGGCTTTTCCAAGGACGGGCTGAATTTCTCTTTTACCAACGAACCGCTTTCCCGTCCTATCCAGGATTACACAGCAAAGACCTGCCATAACCCCGGCTTTATCGGTAACGAGTACGGCTATGGGTTCGAAACGATGTTTTTAACGTACGGCGTCAACGATTTTTCGTTGCGCGGAATGGATGCGGGCTTGCAGATGGACTGCCGTATGCTCGGCTATTCGAGAGTGACCTTCTCGAAAAAGGAGGCGTAA
- a CDS encoding carbohydrate kinase family protein, with translation MVLCIGEILADLIGSTARDGAVVYTRHAGGAPFNVACGVKAVDGACGFIGRVGDDLTGKFLRAFAREKHFEFLNIETDPSHNTTLAFVEIDAGGERSFCFARKQTADYLIEDDFESSLSRADIVHIGSLMLSEPQGRTVCERAFAAAAQQGKKISFDVNFRDDLFGYTDAAREMFLNYVRRADIVKVSEEELVFLCGAAECARGEHWYARYLRKLCDKADKVVALTLGARGCAVCFREKVYLIEAQKITPVDTTGAGDAFYAAFLAGLDRRGFTAENVVRSARLANVAAGYTTLQYGAIAILPPLAQMELLAETLPFSQI, from the coding sequence ATGGTACTCTGCATCGGCGAAATTTTGGCAGACCTTATCGGCAGTACTGCGCGGGACGGCGCCGTCGTATATACCCGCCACGCGGGCGGCGCGCCCTTTAACGTAGCATGCGGCGTCAAGGCCGTAGACGGCGCCTGCGGATTTATCGGACGCGTGGGCGACGACCTGACGGGAAAATTTTTGCGCGCATTCGCGCGCGAAAAACACTTTGAATTTCTGAATATTGAAACAGATCCGAGCCACAACACCACGCTCGCATTCGTCGAGATCGATGCCGGCGGCGAGCGCAGTTTCTGTTTCGCGAGAAAACAGACCGCCGACTATCTCATCGAGGACGATTTCGAAAGCAGCCTTTCGCGCGCCGACATCGTGCATATCGGATCTTTGATGCTCAGCGAACCGCAAGGGCGAACGGTGTGCGAAAGGGCGTTTGCCGCCGCTGCGCAACAAGGCAAAAAAATCAGTTTCGACGTGAATTTCAGAGACGATCTGTTCGGATATACCGACGCTGCGCGCGAAATGTTTTTGAATTATGTACGGCGCGCGGATATCGTAAAGGTCAGCGAAGAGGAACTTGTTTTTTTATGCGGCGCGGCTGAATGCGCGCGCGGGGAACATTGGTATGCGAGGTATCTGCGAAAATTGTGCGATAAAGCCGATAAAGTGGTCGCGCTCACGCTGGGCGCGCGGGGCTGCGCCGTCTGTTTCCGCGAAAAGGTTTATTTGATCGAGGCGCAAAAGATTACGCCCGTCGATACCACGGGCGCGGGCGACGCTTTCTACGCGGCTTTTTTGGCGGGATTGGACAGGCGCGGCTTCACTGCGGAAAACGTCGTGCGTTCGGCAAGGCTCGCCAACGTCGCCGCGGGTTATACGACGCTGCAATACGGCGCGATTGCAATATTACCGCCCCTTGCCCAAATGGAATTGCTGGCGGAAACATTGCCTTTTTCGCAAATTTAG
- a CDS encoding MGH1-like glycoside hydrolase domain-containing protein: protein MHDDFKVVKSFIRGNALKMLKEGNGVFKHPFIDPGAGYENNLWDWDSYWSACALFGYCEYFKKYRDFDYQHTKERVVCHAKGNILNFFDLQQKDGFIAMVTTADGLFSSLLKDEHAAGKKVNQHKPFLCKGVYNASVYSEDFFWFETEPLARYLRFYEQNQYDEKSGLFFWRNDQMIGIDNNPTVFGMPEDSVADIYLNCFLYTEFVAMANICKARGEDDSQYLKKAERLKESIRRELYDRRDGLYYSAFIDVKTRKTEIFHHGVGAFWHSVPLKVRLWACFLPVMCGIADEAQAKTMIERHYLDGNFCCDYGIRTLARDEKMYNTEKSSNPSNWLGAVWIIANYCTYRTLLAAGREDLAREMTEKTVALLAKDIREHGAMSESYVPETGEPMMYGGFLNWDVLVINMIKDYEYGGSERIF, encoded by the coding sequence ATGCACGATGATTTCAAAGTTGTAAAAAGTTTTATCCGCGGCAACGCATTGAAAATGCTCAAAGAGGGCAACGGCGTATTCAAACATCCCTTTATCGATCCAGGCGCAGGTTACGAAAATAATTTGTGGGACTGGGATTCCTATTGGAGCGCATGCGCTCTGTTCGGATATTGCGAATATTTCAAAAAGTATCGGGATTTCGATTATCAACACACCAAAGAGCGCGTGGTTTGTCACGCGAAGGGCAATATCCTAAATTTTTTCGACTTACAGCAAAAAGACGGCTTTATCGCCATGGTCACGACCGCAGACGGTTTGTTTTCTTCGCTTTTAAAAGACGAACACGCCGCTGGCAAAAAGGTCAATCAGCACAAACCGTTCCTGTGCAAAGGCGTATATAACGCCAGCGTTTATTCCGAAGATTTTTTCTGGTTCGAAACCGAACCGCTTGCTCGCTATCTGCGATTTTACGAGCAAAACCAGTACGACGAAAAGAGCGGACTGTTTTTCTGGCGGAACGACCAGATGATCGGTATCGACAACAATCCCACGGTCTTCGGCATGCCCGAGGACAGCGTGGCTGACATTTATTTGAACTGCTTTTTATATACGGAATTCGTTGCGATGGCAAACATCTGTAAAGCCCGCGGCGAAGATGATTCCCAATATCTTAAAAAAGCGGAGCGTTTGAAAGAGAGCATACGCCGCGAGTTGTACGATCGGCGCGACGGACTGTATTATTCGGCGTTTATCGACGTAAAGACGCGCAAAACGGAAATTTTTCATCACGGCGTGGGCGCGTTCTGGCACAGCGTGCCGCTGAAAGTGCGCCTTTGGGCGTGTTTTCTGCCCGTCATGTGCGGTATCGCCGACGAAGCGCAGGCGAAAACGATGATAGAGCGGCATTATCTCGATGGGAATTTTTGTTGCGATTACGGCATCCGCACGCTCGCGCGCGACGAAAAAATGTATAACACCGAAAAATCAAGCAATCCTTCCAACTGGTTGGGTGCGGTATGGATCATCGCCAATTACTGCACTTACCGCACGCTTTTGGCGGCGGGGCGGGAAGATCTGGCGCGGGAGATGACCGAAAAGACGGTTGCGCTCCTTGCCAAGGATATCCGCGAACACGGCGCGATGAGCGAATCTTACGTGCCCGAAACGGGCGAACCGATGATGTACGGCGGATTTCTCAATTGGGACGTTCTCGTTATCAACATGATAAAGGATTATGAATATGGCGGATCTGAAAGGATTTTCTGA
- a CDS encoding ABC transporter substrate-binding protein, which yields MKSRFQKVLRIAVCAMLVAILAVTTLLATGCGRTDFDGSTVPVDVNLPKDTAANLKMGVLDDASEKTSAQAIIDAFNEVYPNIKITLDPISGNYTQGLLSRIKSGTVPDILYVGDDTISYFAEKKLLLNLDAHMDAAKFDTSLYYDSMIKLGQKNQNGSQYMMPRDYNKVVCYYNKDLLAEAGITKDNPLYPNDDWTYDEFLDLCEALKKSSLSSDIYPVDAMLAWPPVFNAFIRSYGGELMTVDGKPAFNTPEAKEGLSAMKTLLDKGYTINPMQKTEEIFNAEKAVMYFAVRPIMSNLQVAGINYDAVSFPFIGEKGYIGAGTSGYGIARSSKHPNEAWAFLAFMMSKDGQQAFSKTGNAVPVLKSLATDEDAIWNTIPDIQARFNHKAFIQFDERDTLKDYLNGVNVDLYAKIDSAMLNLLDNYMGWTVAAGDPDEVCAKVEKDINRILNSD from the coding sequence ATGAAAAGTAGGTTTCAGAAAGTGCTCCGCATTGCCGTCTGCGCAATGCTCGTCGCCATACTGGCGGTCACGACGTTGCTCGCGACGGGTTGCGGCCGTACGGATTTCGACGGCTCGACGGTTCCCGTCGATGTAAATCTTCCCAAAGACACCGCCGCCAACCTCAAAATGGGTGTTCTGGACGACGCGAGCGAGAAGACTTCGGCGCAGGCGATCATCGACGCGTTTAACGAAGTGTATCCCAATATCAAAATCACGCTCGATCCCATTTCGGGCAACTATACGCAGGGGCTTCTGTCCCGTATCAAGAGCGGCACCGTCCCCGATATTCTGTACGTGGGTGACGACACCATCTCCTATTTTGCGGAGAAAAAACTGCTTTTGAATCTTGACGCGCATATGGACGCGGCGAAATTCGATACCTCGCTGTATTATGACTCGATGATAAAACTGGGGCAGAAAAACCAGAACGGCTCGCAGTATATGATGCCGCGCGATTATAACAAAGTCGTGTGCTATTACAACAAAGACCTTCTGGCGGAGGCGGGCATCACAAAGGACAATCCGCTGTACCCGAACGACGACTGGACTTACGATGAATTCCTCGATCTGTGCGAAGCGCTGAAAAAGAGTTCTTTAAGTTCGGATATCTATCCCGTGGACGCCATGCTCGCTTGGCCGCCCGTATTCAATGCTTTTATCCGCAGTTACGGCGGCGAACTGATGACCGTGGACGGCAAGCCCGCATTCAATACGCCCGAAGCGAAAGAGGGGCTTTCCGCAATGAAGACCCTTTTGGACAAAGGATACACCATCAACCCCATGCAGAAGACCGAAGAGATCTTCAACGCCGAAAAAGCGGTCATGTACTTTGCGGTGCGCCCGATCATGAGCAATTTGCAGGTGGCGGGCATCAACTACGACGCGGTGTCTTTCCCGTTCATCGGTGAAAAAGGGTATATCGGCGCGGGCACGAGCGGCTACGGCATCGCGCGCAGCAGCAAGCACCCCAATGAGGCGTGGGCGTTCCTTGCCTTTATGATGAGCAAGGACGGCCAGCAGGCGTTCTCCAAGACGGGCAACGCCGTTCCCGTTCTGAAATCGCTCGCGACCGACGAGGACGCCATCTGGAACACCATTCCGGACATCCAGGCGCGTTTCAATCATAAAGCGTTCATTCAGTTCGACGAGAGGGATACGCTCAAAGATTATCTCAACGGCGTCAACGTAGACCTGTACGCCAAGATCGATTCGGCGATGCTCAACCTTCTGGACAATTACATGGGCTGGACGGTAGCGGCGGGCGATCCCGACGAAGTGTGCGCAAAAGTCGAAAAAGATATCAACAGAATTTTGAATTCCGACTAA
- a CDS encoding carbohydrate ABC transporter permease: MNTEQVAESAATEKEPRGPKKVVCAVGRYFKKNWVGLLYVSPVIIGILVFTLLPMVTSLFDSFFKYDGITDREWNNFKNYLRPFTADWETFSKSVGVTFLYSFINIPLTMVLSFLLALFLNQKLKGIKVFRTLYYLPVVIPTVIYGLLWRNFTDVQYGLANSVLNNIGLGSFPFLTSENTAMITLIFLNLFGLGGGMVLWIASLNGISPELYEACDLEGASWWQKLVSITVPMCSPMIFYNLIMGIIGSLQTFGNVFVLTNGRAGPNNSLLFFVMNIYFTAFSTSPEIGYASALSWILFLIIGVFTLIVFKTSKWVFYGEDS; encoded by the coding sequence TTGAATACGGAGCAGGTAGCAGAAAGTGCGGCTACCGAAAAAGAGCCGCGCGGTCCCAAAAAAGTAGTGTGCGCCGTCGGAAGATATTTCAAAAAGAATTGGGTGGGGCTGTTATACGTTTCGCCCGTCATCATCGGCATACTCGTATTTACGCTGTTGCCCATGGTGACGTCGCTGTTCGACAGTTTTTTCAAGTACGACGGCATCACGGACAGGGAGTGGAATAATTTTAAAAATTATCTGCGTCCTTTCACCGCCGATTGGGAAACGTTTTCCAAATCGGTCGGCGTCACGTTCTTATACAGTTTTATCAACATTCCCCTCACCATGGTGCTTTCTTTTCTTCTGGCGCTCTTTTTAAACCAGAAACTTAAAGGGATCAAGGTGTTCCGCACGCTGTACTATCTGCCCGTGGTCATTCCCACGGTCATCTACGGCCTATTGTGGAGAAACTTCACCGACGTGCAGTACGGTCTTGCCAATTCCGTTTTAAACAATATCGGGCTGGGTTCGTTCCCCTTTCTTACGTCGGAAAATACAGCCATGATCACGCTCATCTTTTTAAACTTGTTCGGTCTGGGCGGCGGCATGGTCCTGTGGATCGCCTCTTTGAACGGCATATCGCCGGAATTGTACGAGGCGTGCGACTTAGAGGGCGCTTCCTGGTGGCAAAAACTGGTCAGCATCACCGTGCCCATGTGCAGTCCCATGATCTTTTACAATCTCATCATGGGTATCATCGGTTCTTTACAGACGTTCGGGAACGTATTCGTGCTCACGAACGGCAGGGCGGGCCCCAACAACTCGCTCTTATTCTTCGTCATGAATATTTATTTCACGGCGTTTTCCACTTCGCCCGAAATCGGCTATGCGTCTGCGCTGTCGTGGATTCTGTTCCTCATCATCGGCGTGTTTACGCTCATCGTGTTCAAGACGAGCAAGTGGGTGTTTTACGGGGAGGATTCTTAA
- a CDS encoding DUF134 domain-containing protein: MPRPQKKRYVCREPDIRDFGPENPRGQISLSVDEYESIRLIDLENYTQEECAEQMCVSRTTVQGVYDAARKKIADALVNGKCLQIGGGDYVICEYYRSECGRGCRGFCHRVQNANHRKTEVRMKIAVTYEDGNIFQHFGHTEHFKVYEIEENTVVKESMLDANGSGHGALAGLLANNGVDTLICGGIGGGAQMALSEAGIRLYGGVQGNADDAVQSYLLGTLGYDPEARCNHHDHGHGEGHACGEHGCHSK, from the coding sequence ATGCCGAGGCCGCAAAAAAAACGATACGTCTGCCGCGAACCGGATATACGGGATTTCGGGCCGGAAAACCCGCGCGGGCAGATATCCTTGTCGGTGGACGAGTACGAAAGCATTCGGCTCATCGATCTGGAAAACTACACGCAGGAGGAATGTGCCGAGCAGATGTGCGTATCGCGCACGACCGTGCAGGGCGTGTACGATGCGGCGCGAAAAAAGATCGCGGACGCGCTCGTCAACGGAAAGTGCCTTCAAATCGGCGGCGGCGACTACGTGATTTGCGAATATTACCGATCGGAATGCGGGCGCGGCTGCCGAGGTTTCTGTCATAGAGTACAAAATGCAAATCATCGGAAAACGGAGGTTCGTATGAAAATTGCGGTAACGTATGAAGACGGAAATATTTTTCAGCATTTCGGGCATACCGAGCATTTTAAGGTTTACGAAATCGAGGAGAATACCGTCGTAAAGGAATCCATGCTCGATGCGAACGGCAGCGGGCACGGCGCTTTGGCGGGATTGCTTGCGAATAACGGCGTGGATACGCTCATATGCGGAGGCATCGGCGGCGGTGCGCAGATGGCTTTATCGGAAGCGGGCATCCGCCTGTACGGCGGCGTGCAGGGAAACGCGGACGATGCGGTGCAAAGTTATTTATTAGGTACGCTCGGCTACGATCCGGAAGCGCGCTGCAACCACCACGATCACGGCCACGGCGAAGGACACGCCTGCGGCGAGCACGGCTGTCATTCGAAATAA
- a CDS encoding carbohydrate ABC transporter permease, producing the protein MEEIVTAGQAETRRKKAKVKRGVKISVSYFFLVLLLVFFLFPFFFMFFKSFMGDKESYSLPVRFFPSSFTLTAYKAVLDVTLLQYFKNTLFVIVFNAIAVPLSASLCAYGFTRVKFQGSEFVFAIVLATIMLPSIVIQIPLYVIFNSFGWIGTLYPLTIPNIFGGGAVNIFLIRQFMRGIPKDIENSAKIDGANSWTIYWRIILPLCMPIITFIIVNTFLGTWNDFMGPLIYLAGKPENYTLAIGIYYKFMGGLSMKNYPNQQMAVGVLMVIPPSIIFFIFQRQLIEGVTFGGLKG; encoded by the coding sequence ATGGAAGAGATCGTAACCGCCGGACAAGCGGAAACGAGGCGGAAAAAAGCGAAGGTCAAGCGGGGCGTCAAAATATCCGTCAGTTACTTTTTCCTCGTTCTGCTGTTAGTGTTTTTCTTGTTTCCATTCTTCTTTATGTTCTTCAAAAGTTTTATGGGGGACAAGGAATCGTACAGTTTGCCCGTCCGCTTTTTCCCGTCGAGTTTTACGCTCACGGCGTATAAAGCCGTTCTGGACGTCACTCTTTTACAGTATTTCAAGAACACGCTGTTCGTCATCGTGTTCAACGCCATCGCGGTGCCGCTTTCGGCATCCCTTTGCGCCTACGGGTTCACCCGCGTCAAGTTCCAGGGAAGCGAATTCGTGTTTGCTATCGTGCTCGCGACCATCATGCTGCCTTCCATCGTCATTCAGATCCCGCTGTACGTTATTTTCAATTCGTTCGGCTGGATCGGGACGCTGTACCCGTTGACCATTCCGAATATCTTCGGCGGCGGCGCGGTGAATATCTTTCTCATACGTCAGTTCATGCGGGGCATCCCCAAGGACATCGAAAACTCCGCCAAGATAGACGGTGCAAATTCTTGGACCATCTACTGGCGCATCATTCTGCCGCTATGTATGCCCATCATTACTTTTATTATCGTCAACACCTTTTTGGGAACGTGGAACGATTTTATGGGACCGCTCATCTACCTTGCGGGCAAGCCCGAAAATTACACGCTCGCCATCGGGATTTACTATAAGTTCATGGGCGGGTTGTCTATGAAGAATTATCCTAACCAGCAGATGGCTGTCGGCGTACTCATGGTCATACCCCCGTCGATCATCTTCTTTATATTCCAGCGTCAACTCATCGAGGGCGTGACGTTCGGCGGTCTTAAAGGTTAA